In Deltaproteobacteria bacterium, the genomic stretch CGCCGCCCGGCTCTCCGACGACATGCTCTCGAGCGCGCTCGGGCACGAAGCCGAGCATGTTCGCGCGCTCGACCCGCTTCGCTACCTGCTCCTCCAGGTCGCGCTCGCCGTGAACCCGTTCGGGCGGTTTCTGCTGGAGCCGCACTCCGCTCGGTGGCAGGCCGCGCGCGAGGCCCACTGCGACCGTGAGGCGGTCATCCACGGGGCAGCCCCGCTCCCGCTCGCAGATGCGATCGTCAGAGCTGCGCGCCCGGCTTCTCGCGAGGTCGTTGCGCTCGGCGCGAGCGACACCGCGGTACTCAAGTTCCGGATCGGAATGCTGCTCGCCTTCGCCGAGCGCACGCCAGCGCGCTGCTGCCACCAGGGTCCCTCGGCCTTCCCGGTGGCGTTCGTTCTCCTGCTCATCGCGCTGCTCCTGCCGCACCAGACCGGCACCGCAGCGCTCGATGTGCTCCACACGGGCGCGGAGCACGCGCTCACCTACTTCTGGCGCTGAGGAACTCGATGACTCGATCGCACCGCACACGCTTGCCCTCAACTACTATCACGCCTAGTAACAGCGCAGTCGCCGTGGCGTTTTCGCTCCTCGTCGGCGCGTGCGCCCACGCAGCTCCGACGAGGAGCGCCGTCGACGCTCGCGAGGCGCCGCCGCCTCATCTTCGCGGACCTGCTGACGGTGGCGCCGATCCCGGTCACGCCGAGCAAAGCGATCCCCTGCCGGATCCCTCCGCTGGAAGCGAGGTGTCGCTCGGCGGCATCTTGGCGTTCGCCGATCAGCGGTCGCCCGTACTCACGGTCGCGCGAAGCACACGTTCGCGCGCCGAGGCGGCACGTGTGGCCGCGTCAATCCTCCTACCCACGAACCCCGAAGTGTCGGTCGCCGCAGGCCCGCGCTTCGGTCTCTCCGGCACAGGCGTCGATGTCGACGTTACGCTCATGCAGCAGATCCAGATCGCGGGTGAACGGGGCGCGCGTATCGACGCCGCGGCAGCCCTTCGGGACCTCACCGACGCCGAGATCGAACAGATCCGCTGGGCCGTGCACTGCGACGTTCACGCCGCCTTTCATCGAGCCCTCGTCGAGCAGGAGCGCGCACGGCTCGCCGAGCGCGTCGTGACCTTTCAGCAGGAGGTGCTGCGGGTGGTCGAGCGGCAGATCTCGGCGGGCGAGGCTGCGCCGCTGGCTCTCCGGCTTGCACAAGCCGAGGTAGCTCAAGCGCAGCAGGTCCTCGTAGCAGCGCAGCAGGCTCTTCTGGCGTCGCGCATTCGCCTCGGCCAGCTGTCCGGATGGCCCGTCGCTTCCCCACCAATGCCAGCTGGAGCCGTGGACAGCCCGCGAGACCCGCCGCCTCTCGAACGCCTCAGCGCGGTCGCTCGTGAGCGCCTCCCAAGTCTCCGCGCCGGTGCCGCCCGGATCCGAGAGGCTGAGGCGCGATCGACGCTCGCGGATCGTGAAGCTTGGCCGCGTCCCTCGCTCGGCGTGCAGTACCGCCGCGAGGGCAATCCAACGAGCGAGGGCGCCTACGACATCGTCATGGGCGTGGTCTCGATTCCCATCCCGAGTTTCCAGCTGAACCAGGGCGAGCGGGCACGGGCGCGCGCCGACGTGACCGTGGCTGAGGCCGAGCTCGACGCTTCACGTCGCCTGCTCGACGGGCAGATCGCGGAGGCCCGAAGCGAAGTCGTCGCCGCGGCGGCGCGCACGCGGGCGTACGGGACGGAGATCCTTCCGCGCTTCGAGGAGAACCTCACGCTGCTGCGCCGCTCCTTCGAGCTTGGCGAGATCGACATCCTCGCGCTCTCCACCGGGCGCGAACGCTTCCTGCGCATCCAGAGCGACGCACTCGGGGCGCAGCAGGACTACTTCGTCGCGTTGGCCGGACTCGAGCGGGTCGTCGGCGTCGACCTTTGGCGCGATGACCACCACGAGGAGAGCACCCCATGAACCGCACGCTTCTAGCTTCCTTCCTAATCGCCCTGCTGACCTCGGCCTGCAACAAGGGCGGCGGCAACGATGGGCACGCCGAGGAAGGCGGGCACGCCGAAGAGGCCGGCCATCGCGAAGGCGAGCATGAGAACGAGGTGCATCTCTCCGCCGAGGCGCTCGAGCGTGCCGGCATCCGTCTCGCCGCCGCGGAGCGCCGCGCGCTGACGGGTGGCGTCGCCATCCCGGCCGAAGTCCAGTTCGAGCCGAGCAGCACGGCACATGTCGGCCCGCTCGTCCCCGGACGCATCACGCGCGTCTTGGTCGCGCTCGGCGACGCCGTGCGACGCGGGCAGCTCCTCGGCGTGGTCGCATCGAGTGATGTGTCGACAGCGCGCGCTCGACTCGACCAGGCTCGCGCACGACTGACCGCAGCCGAGTCCACGCTCCGTCGTCAGCAGCAGCTCTCGACGGAGGGGATCGGCGCGCAGCGGTCGCTCATCGATGCGGAGGCTCAGGTCGGCGAGCTGCGCGCCGAGGTCGAAGGACTGCGGCGCCAGCTCTCCGTGTTCGGCTCCGGGAGCGCGGGTGAGCTCGCACTGACCGCCCCCATCGACGGTGTGGTGGTCGCGGTTCACGGAACACTCGGGGAGACCGCGACGCCCGACCAACCCGTGTTCATCGTAACTGACCCGACGAAGGTCTGGGTGCGGGGCAACGTGCCGGAGCTGGAGTTGGCGCGAGTGCAGGTGGGTTCGGCTGCTGTCGTTCGCCTTCACGCGTTTCCCGACGCCATGATGCCGGGCACCATCACGTACGTCGCGCCCGCGCTCGACGAGCGCACTCGCTCATTACCCGTACGCGTGACGCTGCAAGCACCCGACGCGCGCCTCCGCAGCGGGCTCTTCGGCAGCATCGAGTTGGTGGGCGGGAGCGCCGACGAGCGCGTGCTCGTCGTTCCGGCCGACGCCGTCGCGACCCTCGACGGGCAGACCGTCGTCTTCGTTCCCGCCGACGAACCGAACAGCTTTCGGCCTCAGCCCGTTGCGCTCGGGCGACGCGCAGGCGGCTTCTTCGAGGTCCGCTCGGGGCTCGATGAAGGTGCACGTCTGTGCGTCAGCGGCGCATTCACACTGAAGAGCGCCCTACGCAGCGGCGAGCTCTCCGAAGGCCACGAGCACTGAGGGACTCGCCATGAAGAAGCTTCTCGAACTTTGCCTAAAGTGGCGCCTCCTCGTCTTCGCCTTCGTCGTCATCGTCGCAGCGGTGGGCGTGCGTAGCGCGCAGCAACTGCCCATCGACGCGGTCCCCGACATCACCAACGTCCAGGTGCAGGTGCTGACGAACGTGCCGGCGCTCGGTCCGGTCGACGTCGAGCGCACCATCACGTTCCCGGTCGAGGCTTCGATGAGCGGTCTCCCCGGCGTCGAGGAGATTCGCAGCGTCTCGCGCTTCGGGCTCTCGGCGGTGACGATCGTCTTCGAGGAGGGAACGGACCTCCTCCGCGCGCGGCAGCTCATTTCCGAGCGCCTCGTTCAGGCGCGCGAGCGTCTTCCCGCTGGTGCGTCGCCGGAGCTCGGCCCCCTCAGCTCGGGCCTGGGAGAGATCTTTCAGTTCGAGGTGCGCGCAGACAACATGTGCCCCCCTGGACAGCCCGACACCGAGCAGTGCTACTCGCCGATGGAGCTGCGCTCCGTGCTCGACTGGTTCGTGGCCTACGAGCTGCGCTCCGTGCCCGGCGTCGTCGAGGTCAACTCGTTCGGTGGCGAGCTGAAGACGTACGAGGTCGAGGTCCTCCCGGACCGGCTGCGCGCGCTGAACGTCTCGCTCAACGACCTCTTCGAGGCGATCGAACGCAACAACGCCACGGCGGGTGGCGGCTACCTCGTTCGCTCCGGCGAGCAGCTCCTCGTGCGTGGCGAGGGTCGCATCCAGAGCCTCGACGAGATCGGCGACGTGCTGATCGAGACGCGCGAAGACGGCGTACCCGTGCGCGTGCGCGATGTCGCTCGTGTTCACCTGGCGCCGCTCATTCGTCAGGGCGCAGTCACGCGCGACGGTCGCGGCGAGGTGGTGACCGGCATCGTGATGATGCTGGTCGGAGCCAATGGCCGCGAGGTCGTCGAGAACGTGAAGGCAAAGATCACCCAGATCGCGCCTTCGCTGCCTCCTGGAGTGCGCATCGACGTCTTCTACGACCGTTCTGACCTCGTGAACCGGACCATCCACACGGTCGGGACGAACCTCGCGGAAGGCGCGCTGTTTGTCATCGCGGTGCTGTTCCTGTTGCTCGGCAGCATTCGTGGCGGACTTATCGTCGCGGCAGCCATCCCTTTCGCGATGCTGGTGGCGTTCACCGCCATGAAGGCTCTCGGGCTCTCGGGCAACCTTATGAGCCTCGGAGCCATCGACTTCGGCATCGTGGTCGACGGCTCCATCATCGTCGTGGAGAACGCCGTCGTGCACCTGGCTGCCGCAGCACGCGGGCAGAAACGCCCGATGACGTACAACGAGGCGGCGGACGTGGTCCTCAACTCCACGCTCGACGTGCGCAAGGCGGCGCTCTTCGGCGAGGCGATCATCGTCATCGTCTACATCCCGATCCTCACCCTCGCGGGCATCGAGGGGAAGATGTTCAAGCCGATGGCCATCACGGTGCTGTTCGCATTGCTCGGCGCCTTCGTCGCGTCGCTCACCTTCGTGCCGGTGCTGGTGGCCACGTTTCTTCGTCAGCACACCGAGGAGAAGGAGCCCTTCATCGTGCGCCTGCTCCACCGCGTGTATCCGCGTCTGCTGGCTCCGCTCATGAAGGCCCCGAAGAAGGTCATCGCAATATCGCTCGTCCTGCTGGTCGCGAGCGGCGTGGTGGCCTCGCGCATGGGGGCCGAGTTCGTCCCGCGTCTCGATGAGGGCGCCATCGCTATTCAGATTCTGAGGCTCCCCAGCGTTTCCCTCGAGGAGAGCGTGCAGGGTTCGACGCGTTTCGAGCGCGTCATCCGCGAGTTCCCGGAGGTCGTGACCGTAGTCTCGAAGACGGGGCGCGCCGAAATCGCGACCGACCCGATGGGCGTGGAGTTGTCGGACTGCATCGTCATCTTGAGACCGCAAGACGAGTGGACTACCGCTCACACGCGCGAGGAGCTGATTCAGCGAATGTCCGCGCGCTTCGCCGAGGCGCTGCCGGGACTCGGCTTCTCCTTCTCACAGCCGATCGAGCTGCGCATGGCCGAGCTGATCAGCGGCACGCGGTCCGACGTGGCGATCACGATCTACGGTGATGATCTCGCTACGCTCGAGCGACTCAGCCTTCAGGTTCAAGGTGTAGTCCGCGGCATCCCTGGGGCGTCCGACGTGCGTGGCGAGCAGCTCGCCGGGCTGCCGACTCTCGAGGTCACCGTCGACCGTGCCGCCGCCTCGCGCTACGGCATCTCGGTGAGGGACGCTCTCGATGCCATAGAGGCGCTCGGCGGAAGGAACGTCGGCGAAGTGTACGAAGGCGAGCGTCGCTTCCGCCTTCAGGTCCGCGTGCCCTCAGGCCTGCGAGACGACATCGACCAGGTGCGGAACCTGCCCGTGAGCGGCCAGAGCGGCCCCCTCGTGCCGTTGGGTCAGATCGCGAGCATCCAAGTCGTGGACTCGCCGGCGAGCGTGAGCCGCGAGGCCGTTCGTCGGCGCACGAACGTGGAGGCGAACGTTCGCGGTCGCGACCTCGCCTCGTTTGTTGGAGAGGCTCAGAGGCGGGTACGCGATCAAGTGCAGATGCCGCCCGGCTACGTCGTGCAATGGGGTGGACAGTTCGAGAACCTCAGCGCCGCGTCGGAGCGGCTCGCGGTGGCAGTTCCTATCGCGCTTGGGCTGATCTTCATTCTGCTTTACATGGCGTTCGGGCAGCTCAAGCCCGCATTGCTCATCTACCTCAACGTGCCCTTCGCTGCGGTGGGCGGCGTCTTCCTGCTGGCCCTGCGGGGCATGCCGTTCTCCATCAGCGCCGCGATCGGGTTCATCGCGCTCTTCGGCATCGCGGTATTGAACGGCGTCGTGCTCCTCACGACCATCAAGAAGCTACGAGAGCACGGAAAGTCGCCGCTCGAAGCTGCGCAAGAAGGCGCTGAGTCTCGATTGCGGGCCGTCGTGATGACGGCGACCGTCGCGGCGCTCGGCTTCATACCTATGGCGCTTTCCTCGAGTGCGGGCGCGGAGGTGCAGCGGCCGTTGGCTACCGTGGTCATCGGCGGCCTCGTCAGTGCGACGTTCCTGACTCTCTTCGTCCTTCCGACCGTGTATGCGTTCGTCTACCGCAAAGAGGAGCCGCAACCTCCGAGCGGCGCGGGCCCAGAGCCCGCTGTGGACGTCGACGCGGCCCAAGCAGAGGGGGCGGCGTGAAGAAGCACAAGCTCGATCTAGACATCGTGCTGCCGAGCGAAGGCGCCGCGTGTGATGCATGCGTCGGGCGGATGGTCGAGACGCTCGGTGCGACTCGTGGCATCACGAAGGTCCACGTCGATCAGGATGACCCGGCACACCCAAAGCTGTGCCTCCACTACGAACCCACGTCGGTACGGCTCGAGGAGATCGAGGCGCTGGTCAAGAGCACGGGAGCCGAGTTGAAGGCCCGCTATGAGCACCTGTCGGCTCCGGCTGTCGGCTTGCGTCACGAGCGCCAGGCTCGTCTCGTCGAGGGCCTGCTTGCCCGTCAGCCGGGGGTGCTGCGCGCATCGGTCGCGTTCGGCTCTCGTCGCCTCTACGTGGAGTTCGACCCGACGAAGACGAATCGCGAGGTGCTCC encodes the following:
- a CDS encoding efflux RND transporter periplasmic adaptor subunit, which produces MNRTLLASFLIALLTSACNKGGGNDGHAEEGGHAEEAGHREGEHENEVHLSAEALERAGIRLAAAERRALTGGVAIPAEVQFEPSSTAHVGPLVPGRITRVLVALGDAVRRGQLLGVVASSDVSTARARLDQARARLTAAESTLRRQQQLSTEGIGAQRSLIDAEAQVGELRAEVEGLRRQLSVFGSGSAGELALTAPIDGVVVAVHGTLGETATPDQPVFIVTDPTKVWVRGNVPELELARVQVGSAAVVRLHAFPDAMMPGTITYVAPALDERTRSLPVRVTLQAPDARLRSGLFGSIELVGGSADERVLVVPADAVATLDGQTVVFVPADEPNSFRPQPVALGRRAGGFFEVRSGLDEGARLCVSGAFTLKSALRSGELSEGHEH
- a CDS encoding TolC family protein; amino-acid sequence: MSLGGILAFADQRSPVLTVARSTRSRAEAARVAASILLPTNPEVSVAAGPRFGLSGTGVDVDVTLMQQIQIAGERGARIDAAAALRDLTDAEIEQIRWAVHCDVHAAFHRALVEQERARLAERVVTFQQEVLRVVERQISAGEAAPLALRLAQAEVAQAQQVLVAAQQALLASRIRLGQLSGWPVASPPMPAGAVDSPRDPPPLERLSAVARERLPSLRAGAARIREAEARSTLADREAWPRPSLGVQYRREGNPTSEGAYDIVMGVVSIPIPSFQLNQGERARARADVTVAEAELDASRRLLDGQIAEARSEVVAAAARTRAYGTEILPRFEENLTLLRRSFELGEIDILALSTGRERFLRIQSDALGAQQDYFVALAGLERVVGVDLWRDDHHEESTP
- a CDS encoding efflux RND transporter permease subunit, translating into MKKLLELCLKWRLLVFAFVVIVAAVGVRSAQQLPIDAVPDITNVQVQVLTNVPALGPVDVERTITFPVEASMSGLPGVEEIRSVSRFGLSAVTIVFEEGTDLLRARQLISERLVQARERLPAGASPELGPLSSGLGEIFQFEVRADNMCPPGQPDTEQCYSPMELRSVLDWFVAYELRSVPGVVEVNSFGGELKTYEVEVLPDRLRALNVSLNDLFEAIERNNATAGGGYLVRSGEQLLVRGEGRIQSLDEIGDVLIETREDGVPVRVRDVARVHLAPLIRQGAVTRDGRGEVVTGIVMMLVGANGREVVENVKAKITQIAPSLPPGVRIDVFYDRSDLVNRTIHTVGTNLAEGALFVIAVLFLLLGSIRGGLIVAAAIPFAMLVAFTAMKALGLSGNLMSLGAIDFGIVVDGSIIVVENAVVHLAAAARGQKRPMTYNEAADVVLNSTLDVRKAALFGEAIIVIVYIPILTLAGIEGKMFKPMAITVLFALLGAFVASLTFVPVLVATFLRQHTEEKEPFIVRLLHRVYPRLLAPLMKAPKKVIAISLVLLVASGVVASRMGAEFVPRLDEGAIAIQILRLPSVSLEESVQGSTRFERVIREFPEVVTVVSKTGRAEIATDPMGVELSDCIVILRPQDEWTTAHTREELIQRMSARFAEALPGLGFSFSQPIELRMAELISGTRSDVAITIYGDDLATLERLSLQVQGVVRGIPGASDVRGEQLAGLPTLEVTVDRAAASRYGISVRDALDAIEALGGRNVGEVYEGERRFRLQVRVPSGLRDDIDQVRNLPVSGQSGPLVPLGQIASIQVVDSPASVSREAVRRRTNVEANVRGRDLASFVGEAQRRVRDQVQMPPGYVVQWGGQFENLSAASERLAVAVPIALGLIFILLYMAFGQLKPALLIYLNVPFAAVGGVFLLALRGMPFSISAAIGFIALFGIAVLNGVVLLTTIKKLREHGKSPLEAAQEGAESRLRAVVMTATVAALGFIPMALSSSAGAEVQRPLATVVIGGLVSATFLTLFVLPTVYAFVYRKEEPQPPSGAGPEPAVDVDAAQAEGAA